A genomic region of Bernardetia sp. ABR2-2B contains the following coding sequences:
- a CDS encoding SDR family oxidoreductase — MKTSWNLKDRKAFVTGGSKGIGKATVIEFLELEADVLFSARNEDEIQNLEKELKKEFPNSFIKGIKADVTSKADRQKAFNWIESNFQKLDILVNNAGINIRKSALEYNEEEYRKILEINLIAPFEVSRILYPLLQKSQNASVVNVGSVAGSQDVNSGLPYAMSKGGINQQTRSFAVEWAEDNIRVNTVSPWYTKTPLTEAVFENKEKLERILLRTPLGRIAKAAEMASVIAFLAMDKSSYLTGQNITVDGGMSVSVF; from the coding sequence ATGAAAACTTCTTGGAATCTTAAAGACAGAAAAGCTTTTGTTACAGGTGGCTCAAAGGGAATTGGAAAAGCAACTGTTATTGAGTTTTTAGAACTTGAGGCAGATGTTTTATTTTCTGCTCGTAATGAAGATGAAATTCAAAATCTAGAAAAAGAACTGAAAAAAGAGTTTCCAAATTCGTTTATAAAAGGAATAAAAGCAGATGTAACGAGCAAAGCAGACCGACAAAAAGCCTTTAATTGGATAGAAAGTAATTTTCAAAAATTAGATATTTTGGTAAATAATGCAGGAATAAATATCAGAAAATCAGCTTTAGAATATAACGAAGAAGAATATCGTAAGATACTGGAAATCAATTTGATAGCTCCTTTTGAGGTTTCAAGAATTTTATATCCATTACTCCAAAAATCTCAAAATGCGTCCGTTGTGAATGTAGGTTCAGTGGCAGGAAGTCAAGATGTAAATAGTGGTTTGCCCTATGCGATGTCGAAGGGAGGAATCAATCAACAAACACGTAGTTTTGCCGTTGAGTGGGCAGAAGACAACATTCGTGTAAATACGGTTTCGCCTTGGTACACCAAAACGCCACTCACAGAAGCAGTTTTTGAAAATAAAGAAAAATTAGAACGCATACTTTTAAGAACCCCGTTGGGAAGAATTGCCAAAGCAGCAGAAATGGCTTCCGTAATTGCATTTTTGGCGATGGATAAATCTTCCTATCTGACAGGACAAAATATAACTGTTGATGGTGGAATGAGTGTGAGTGTTTTTTAA
- a CDS encoding transcriptional regulator — MKLDDAKAKFIQAWGVLGTSWGISRTMAQIHALLLVSAEPLSAQEIIDTLSVSQGSANMNLRALIDWQLIEKTIKIGERKEYFAAEKDMWEITRRVMRERRKRELEPILKMLEDVKDVEISEAEKKKIDSKEEIEQKNKEVEEFKEMMQQIDSFANRAEKALEVMIKASESKIVERFLK; from the coding sequence ATGAAATTAGACGACGCAAAAGCAAAATTTATTCAAGCATGGGGTGTTTTGGGAACAAGCTGGGGAATTAGCCGAACAATGGCACAAATTCACGCACTTTTGTTGGTCTCTGCCGAGCCTCTTAGCGCACAAGAGATTATAGATACACTTTCAGTTTCACAAGGAAGCGCAAATATGAATTTGAGAGCCTTAATAGATTGGCAGCTTATAGAAAAAACTATAAAAATAGGAGAGCGAAAAGAATATTTTGCTGCTGAAAAAGATATGTGGGAAATTACAAGAAGAGTAATGAGAGAGCGCAGAAAGCGAGAGTTAGAACCTATTTTGAAGATGCTAGAAGATGTAAAAGATGTAGAAATTTCGGAAGCAGAGAAGAAAAAAATAGATTCAAAAGAAGAAATAGAACAAAAAAATAAAGAAGTAGAAGAGTTTAAAGAAATGATGCAACAGATAGATTCCTTTGCCAATCGTGCTGAAAAAGCATTAGAAGTAATGATAAAAGCCTCTGAATCTAAGATTGTTGAAAGATTTCTCAAATAG